From a single Streptomyces sp. NBC_00377 genomic region:
- a CDS encoding PfkB family carbohydrate kinase codes for MTIAVTGEVLVDLVWRTGADHLTPHPGGSPANVAVGLHRLGRTATSMSCWGDDAPGALIGAHLATTGVPVHRLPSASRRTTVALAYVDTATGAATYDFLAAGTPRTSPSALT; via the coding sequence TTGACCATCGCCGTGACAGGTGAGGTACTCGTCGACTTGGTCTGGCGCACCGGCGCCGACCACCTCACACCGCACCCCGGCGGAAGCCCGGCCAACGTTGCCGTCGGCCTCCACCGCCTGGGCAGGACGGCGACCTCGATGAGCTGCTGGGGCGACGACGCCCCCGGCGCCCTGATCGGCGCCCATCTCGCCACCACCGGTGTGCCGGTCCACCGCCTGCCCAGCGCCTCCCGCCGCACCACAGTCGCCCTCGCCTACGTGGACACCGCCACAGGGGCGGCCACGTACGACTTCCTGGCCGCTGGGACCCCGAGGACCTCGCCCTCGGCCCTGACGTGA